Proteins from one Mesotoga infera genomic window:
- the tpiA gene encoding triose-phosphate isomerase: MFAGFLASSIGEESTVDVAVFPTSLAVSGVADIMKDTKIKVGVQNIYPADSGAFTGEISASMLTELYIDYVLVGHSERRQLFGETDAQTNEKIKAILKNGLTPILCIGETLEERKANLTNSVLERQLKAGLMGFAKEEASRVIIAYEPVWAIGTGVVATPDQAEETMKYIRQFLAGLYDGDFAESIRILYGGSIKPDNFDSLVAMEDIDGGLVGGASLLESFVQLVAIARNHA, encoded by the coding sequence ATGTTCGCAGGGTTCCTGGCCTCTTCGATAGGAGAAGAATCGACTGTCGATGTGGCGGTCTTCCCGACAAGTCTGGCCGTTTCCGGTGTTGCCGACATCATGAAAGACACGAAGATCAAAGTCGGAGTGCAGAACATTTATCCGGCCGACAGCGGTGCTTTCACTGGGGAAATTTCAGCTTCTATGTTGACGGAATTGTATATCGATTACGTTCTCGTCGGCCACTCGGAAAGGAGGCAACTATTCGGGGAGACTGATGCACAGACCAACGAGAAGATAAAGGCCATCCTTAAAAACGGTCTTACGCCGATTCTCTGTATCGGAGAGACTCTCGAAGAGAGAAAGGCGAACCTCACCAACAGTGTTCTGGAGAGGCAGTTAAAGGCCGGCCTGATGGGCTTTGCAAAAGAGGAGGCCTCCAGAGTAATAATCGCCTATGAACCTGTTTGGGCCATTGGAACGGGAGTGGTGGCGACACCTGACCAGGCCGAAGAGACGATGAAATACATCCGTCAATTTCTGGCCGGGCTCTACGACGGTGATTTCGCGGAAAGCATTAGAATCCTTTACGGAGGAAGCATAAAACCTGACAACTTCGACTCTCTGGTGGCCATGGAAGATATTGATGGCGGCCTGGTTGGTGGAGCGAGTCTTCTCGAGAGCTTCGTACAGTTGGTTGCCATAGCCAGGAACCATGCATAA
- a CDS encoding phosphoglycerate kinase, translating to MAKKLTLKDVELKGKRVLVRVDFNVPLDKTTGEVTDDTRIVAAIPTIEYITEKGGKAILVSHLGRPKGSKDPKYTLKNVAFRLEKLIGKPVKFVGDCIGPEVEKAVSDMKDGEILLLENVRFYPEEEKNNPEFAAKLAAFADIHVNDAFGTAHRGHASNAGVAAHLVSVAGFLMEKEVEMLSMAIENPEHPYVVILGGAKVSDKIGVITNLLEKADRILIGGAMMFTFLKALGRNVGDSLVEDDKLELAREILDKASIKKVDFVLPVDAVTAREIAPGVEKKVVMIDDGIPAGWKGLDIGPKTVELFESKLADAKTVVWNGPLGVFEIDDFAKGTETIAKALAALKNAVTIIGGGDSAAAINKFGLAGEVSHVSTGGGASLEMLEGREMPGIESLANTTGKKNED from the coding sequence ATGGCTAAGAAACTAACACTGAAAGATGTCGAACTCAAAGGAAAAAGAGTTCTTGTCAGGGTCGATTTCAACGTTCCGCTGGACAAGACAACCGGGGAAGTGACCGACGATACGAGAATCGTGGCGGCCATTCCTACGATTGAATATATAACCGAAAAGGGCGGGAAGGCTATTCTGGTCTCCCATCTTGGAAGACCAAAAGGGAGCAAAGATCCCAAATACACCCTCAAGAATGTGGCCTTTAGACTTGAAAAGCTTATAGGTAAGCCTGTCAAATTCGTTGGTGATTGCATCGGTCCCGAAGTTGAAAAGGCCGTTTCCGATATGAAAGATGGCGAGATACTGCTTCTGGAAAATGTGAGATTCTATCCCGAGGAAGAGAAGAACAACCCGGAATTCGCTGCGAAGCTGGCCGCTTTTGCGGATATTCATGTCAACGATGCCTTTGGGACGGCCCACAGAGGCCATGCTTCCAACGCAGGGGTGGCGGCTCATCTGGTAAGTGTAGCAGGCTTTTTGATGGAAAAGGAAGTCGAGATGCTGAGCATGGCGATAGAGAATCCCGAACATCCTTACGTGGTAATACTGGGTGGTGCGAAAGTTTCCGACAAGATAGGAGTGATAACCAACCTGCTGGAAAAGGCCGATAGAATACTCATAGGAGGCGCCATGATGTTCACCTTTCTCAAGGCGCTCGGTAGAAACGTTGGCGATTCACTCGTGGAAGACGATAAACTCGAACTTGCCAGAGAAATATTAGACAAGGCCTCCATAAAGAAAGTCGATTTCGTGCTTCCGGTAGATGCGGTTACGGCCAGGGAAATTGCCCCCGGAGTTGAGAAGAAAGTCGTCATGATTGATGATGGAATACCGGCCGGCTGGAAGGGACTGGATATAGGGCCGAAGACCGTTGAATTATTCGAGTCCAAGCTTGCAGATGCCAAAACTGTCGTCTGGAACGGCCCTTTGGGTGTATTCGAGATCGACGATTTTGCGAAAGGAACCGAAACGATAGCCAAAGCTCTTGCCGCTCTAAAAAACGCAGTTACGATAATCGGCGGCGGAGACAGTGCGGCGGCGATAAACAAGTTCGGGCTGGCCGGGGAAGTATCGCACGTTTCGACTGGAGGCGGTGCTTCGCTAGAGATGCTAGAAGGCCGCGAAATGCCCGGTATAGAGAGTCTTGCAAATACGACCGGAAAAAAAAACGAAGATTGA
- the gap gene encoding type I glyceraldehyde-3-phosphate dehydrogenase — protein MHKVAINGFGRIGRLVFREMVARGGFDIVAINDLTDAATLAHLLKYDSVHGRFKGTVQAKEGAIIVNGKEIKVFAEKSPANLPWKALGVELVIESTGVFTSKEKTMPHVEAGTKKVLITAPAKGAVDATIVLGVNDSELKPEMQIVSNASCTTNSIAPIIKVLNDNLKIVKGYLTTVHAYTNDQRILDLPHKDLRRARAAAANTIPTSTGAAKAVGLVIPELKGKLDGIAMRVPVTDGSITDLTVVVEKETTAEEVNALIKKAAENELKGIIEYSEEELVSSDVVGTTVSGILDSKLTSAMGNLVKVCAWYDNEYGYSCRVVDLAEKMMKI, from the coding sequence ATGCACAAAGTAGCAATAAACGGATTTGGAAGAATCGGAAGACTTGTTTTCAGAGAAATGGTGGCGCGCGGGGGATTCGACATAGTCGCCATCAACGACTTAACTGACGCGGCGACGCTGGCCCATCTTCTGAAATACGACTCGGTTCATGGAAGGTTTAAAGGAACGGTACAGGCAAAAGAAGGGGCAATAATCGTAAATGGAAAAGAGATAAAGGTTTTTGCGGAAAAGAGTCCGGCGAACTTGCCCTGGAAGGCCCTTGGAGTAGAGCTCGTTATTGAGTCCACAGGTGTTTTTACGAGCAAGGAAAAAACGATGCCCCATGTCGAAGCCGGCACAAAAAAGGTTCTCATTACCGCCCCGGCCAAAGGAGCGGTTGACGCGACGATCGTTCTTGGAGTAAACGACAGTGAGTTGAAGCCAGAGATGCAGATCGTCTCTAACGCTTCCTGCACGACCAACTCGATAGCCCCAATTATAAAGGTACTCAACGATAATCTCAAGATCGTGAAGGGATACCTCACAACGGTACACGCTTATACGAACGATCAGAGAATACTCGATCTTCCCCACAAAGACCTGAGAAGAGCCAGAGCGGCGGCTGCCAACACGATCCCAACTTCTACCGGAGCGGCCAAAGCGGTCGGTTTGGTGATTCCTGAGCTTAAAGGCAAGCTCGATGGAATAGCCATGAGAGTTCCCGTAACCGACGGCTCTATAACTGACCTCACGGTGGTTGTAGAGAAGGAAACGACGGCCGAAGAAGTTAACGCTCTGATAAAGAAGGCGGCTGAAAATGAACTCAAAGGAATTATAGAGTACTCCGAAGAAGAACTGGTGTCCTCGGACGTCGTCGGAACAACGGTTTCCGGCATTCTTGACAGCAAACTCACCTCGGCGATGGGCAATCTCGTGAAAGTGTGTGCCTGGTATGACAACGAATATGGCTATTCATGCAGAGTTGTCGATCTTGCAGAGAAAATGATGAAAATCTAA
- a CDS encoding YbaB/EbfC family nucleoid-associated protein: MAKKLRGLGGRNYGGSKKGANMNDLLKQAQKAQEEMDNLEDTFKNMEVSASAGGGAISVVATCDYRIKSIEVDQELKEEDFEVVQDLIIAGVNEALSEVTKKRDEEMSKVTGALNLPNNIL; encoded by the coding sequence ATGGCCAAAAAACTCAGAGGCCTTGGAGGCAGAAATTACGGAGGTTCGAAAAAGGGAGCGAACATGAACGATCTCTTGAAGCAGGCTCAAAAAGCTCAAGAGGAAATGGACAACCTTGAAGACACCTTCAAGAACATGGAAGTGTCGGCTTCGGCCGGCGGGGGCGCGATCAGCGTTGTGGCAACATGTGATTACAGGATAAAATCTATAGAAGTCGATCAAGAATTAAAAGAAGAGGATTTCGAGGTCGTTCAAGATCTTATAATCGCCGGAGTAAACGAAGCACTATCGGAAGTAACGAAAAAACGCGATGAAGAAATGTCAAAGGTAACCGGAGCACTGAATCTGCCGAACAATATACTTTAG
- the dnaX gene encoding DNA polymerase III subunit gamma/tau, whose translation MSEVLYRKYRPKNFSELVGQDQVKEVLIKSFEKSSISHAYIFSGSRGTGKTTTARIFAKMLNCLSESNEKPCGICQSCRAIDTSSHLDVVELDAASYRGIDEIRKIRDSAAYRPVMGRYKIYIIDEFHMLTREAFNALLKTLEEPPERVVFILATTNIEKVPETILSRCQVFTFKTLSEEEIVIYLERIATSESFSFSEDGLTRIARAARGGMRDAVNLMERVLAFTGSLDDQSVRLTLGILPNELITSFLEAFSGADPNRLLKVSKEVLDEGFSYESLLEQSIEFVKEEYVKDMRLGALQMISGLWEILKEMKYAEDKKAVFEVMTILKSSELAGINKTTGVVSKKGGLEGTAVAKNDVQTKVEVPPLSTGGDDISRGPVEKLLDHLYEKDFTLLWVLLGLSRITLSEDGGSLIVDSDEDFVSHLIEEKLDMINSISTEVVGKSVSLSRDKSPKAFEKLDKDQRAYVKNFMDVLGLNVNGAPGEFKIEIEED comes from the coding sequence ATGTCGGAGGTTCTATACAGAAAGTACAGGCCAAAAAACTTCAGTGAGCTGGTTGGTCAGGATCAAGTGAAAGAGGTCCTGATTAAGTCTTTTGAAAAGAGTTCCATCTCGCATGCTTATATTTTCTCGGGTTCGAGAGGGACGGGAAAGACCACAACTGCCCGTATCTTCGCCAAAATGCTCAACTGCCTCTCCGAATCGAATGAAAAACCCTGTGGCATATGTCAATCCTGTCGGGCCATAGATACATCGTCGCACCTGGATGTCGTCGAGCTCGATGCTGCGTCGTACCGGGGAATCGACGAGATCCGAAAGATAAGAGACTCAGCCGCTTATAGGCCGGTTATGGGACGCTACAAGATCTACATAATAGATGAGTTCCACATGCTTACCCGCGAAGCCTTCAATGCTTTATTGAAAACACTCGAGGAGCCTCCCGAAAGAGTAGTCTTCATTCTGGCCACTACGAATATCGAGAAGGTCCCCGAGACTATACTCTCAAGGTGTCAGGTATTCACCTTCAAGACTTTAAGCGAAGAAGAGATCGTAATTTATCTTGAAAGAATAGCGACCTCTGAATCCTTCTCCTTTTCAGAAGACGGTCTGACGAGGATAGCCCGTGCCGCGCGTGGTGGCATGAGAGACGCGGTTAACCTCATGGAGAGGGTTTTGGCCTTCACCGGCTCGCTGGACGATCAATCGGTGAGATTGACGCTCGGAATACTCCCGAACGAACTTATCACCAGCTTTCTGGAAGCCTTTTCGGGGGCAGATCCAAATCGATTGCTTAAAGTTTCCAAAGAGGTACTCGACGAGGGGTTTTCGTACGAATCTCTGCTTGAACAATCGATAGAATTTGTTAAGGAAGAATACGTTAAAGACATGAGGTTGGGCGCCCTGCAGATGATTTCGGGCCTCTGGGAAATACTCAAGGAGATGAAATACGCCGAAGATAAAAAGGCAGTCTTCGAAGTGATGACCATATTGAAGAGTTCTGAGCTGGCCGGTATAAATAAAACCACTGGAGTCGTCTCGAAAAAAGGTGGGCTTGAGGGCACGGCCGTTGCGAAGAATGACGTACAGACCAAAGTCGAGGTCCCGCCTCTTTCGACAGGAGGAGACGATATCTCGCGCGGTCCGGTTGAAAAACTCCTTGATCATCTCTACGAAAAAGATTTCACTTTGCTTTGGGTGCTCCTCGGTCTTTCGAGGATAACTCTATCGGAAGACGGAGGATCGCTCATTGTGGATAGCGACGAGGATTTTGTTTCGCACCTTATAGAAGAGAAACTCGACATGATCAACAGCATCTCTACGGAGGTCGTGGGGAAGTCTGTCTCTCTCTCCAGAGACAAAAGCCCAAAAGCCTTCGAAAAGCTTGATAAAGACCAAAGGGCCTACGTCAAGAACTTCATGGATGTGCTCGGTTTAAACGTTAACGGTGCACCTGGAGAATTCAAGATTGAAATAGAGGAGGACTGA
- the surE gene encoding 5'/3'-nucleotidase SurE has product MKVLLTNDDGIEAAGIRLLARRLALNHDVTVVAPEGNRSGVSHSITWLTPVRIREKATVEGVNSFCTSGTPADCVVAASTLFGDNVFDIVVSGINHGQNLGVDIRYSGTISAALEARTLGIPAIAVSVVSDENPDFLAALDFVDKFILYYDWRKLPRYTVLNVNVPSLPRQNIRGIARTRPGGLVKRRWFEKNTNEWGEPVYWMRREIIYELEESDLDFKCIKAGFISVSPIDFFQSCDEIYVEDLESDLRSFNEIWLDRFDRNAREFSSERRLKDTV; this is encoded by the coding sequence TTGAAAGTACTTCTTACAAACGACGATGGCATAGAAGCCGCGGGGATTCGGCTTCTCGCCAGAAGGCTCGCGCTAAATCACGATGTCACGGTTGTGGCTCCGGAAGGTAACCGGAGCGGCGTGAGTCACTCGATTACATGGCTGACTCCCGTGAGGATACGGGAAAAGGCTACCGTGGAAGGTGTCAATTCCTTCTGTACGAGCGGCACGCCGGCAGACTGCGTGGTGGCTGCCTCAACTCTCTTCGGCGATAACGTTTTCGATATAGTGGTGAGTGGAATTAACCACGGGCAAAACCTGGGTGTGGACATAAGATATTCGGGTACCATATCGGCGGCGCTCGAAGCTAGAACTCTTGGTATTCCGGCGATCGCCGTTTCAGTGGTGTCCGATGAGAATCCTGATTTCTTGGCAGCACTGGATTTCGTCGATAAATTCATACTTTATTACGACTGGAGAAAACTACCAAGGTACACCGTTCTGAACGTAAACGTACCCTCACTTCCGCGCCAGAATATTCGTGGTATAGCTCGTACTAGACCTGGCGGGCTAGTGAAAAGGCGCTGGTTCGAAAAGAATACGAATGAATGGGGCGAGCCAGTTTACTGGATGAGAAGAGAGATAATCTACGAGCTGGAAGAGTCCGATCTGGATTTCAAGTGCATTAAGGCTGGCTTCATCTCCGTCAGTCCCATAGATTTCTTCCAGAGCTGTGATGAGATATACGTTGAAGATCTTGAAAGCGATCTGCGTTCCTTTAACGAGATCTGGCTCGATCGATTCGATCGCAATGCGCGGGAATTTTCTAGTGAGAGACGTTTGAAGGATACAGTATAA
- a CDS encoding flavodoxin family protein, which produces MKSIVIYFSFDESTRTLAEAMASSIGADLLRLVPTGEFARTYYHHAENPEQIESAPGYNPEREHVWGSESVAMNNKPELEPFNFDPDLYEMIIIGTPVWALTYAPPFNTFFEKTNIKGKRIALFCTHQGIIGAALENLKKALKGNEIVQEIDFESPASRMDEYVETSREWARELLDL; this is translated from the coding sequence ATGAAGTCAATAGTAATCTACTTTTCTTTCGATGAAAGTACCAGGACGCTGGCTGAGGCGATGGCGTCCTCAATCGGCGCTGATTTGTTGAGGCTGGTGCCTACCGGTGAGTTCGCCCGCACTTATTACCATCATGCAGAGAATCCCGAACAGATAGAATCGGCACCCGGATACAATCCTGAAAGGGAGCATGTTTGGGGTAGCGAATCGGTTGCTATGAATAACAAACCTGAACTCGAGCCATTCAATTTTGATCCCGATCTTTATGAAATGATAATCATCGGTACGCCTGTATGGGCTCTCACTTATGCGCCGCCATTCAACACATTTTTCGAGAAGACGAACATTAAAGGTAAAAGGATTGCCCTCTTCTGCACGCATCAGGGAATTATTGGCGCTGCGCTGGAGAATCTGAAGAAAGCTCTAAAGGGAAACGAGATCGTTCAGGAGATCGATTTCGAATCGCCCGCCTCGAGAATGGACGAGTATGTTGAGACTTCAAGAGAGTGGGCCCGCGAACTGCTCGATCTCTGA
- a CDS encoding damage-control phosphatase ARMT1 family protein: MKIDPRCIPCNMSALVRILSQNGVKREDQLSAARLFLKDMAEMDLENETPIEIGRKVGKALKVVLGEIDAFREVKKAANDLLLEVYDVLKEKLRALDDPLIGALKLSVAGNIIDFAPGHRIDIDATMRQALSIPFAIDDLEELSRRIKKAKSMLIVGDNCGEVVLDKLLMEIAEVPETYFAVRGEPTLNDVTIREALEVGLDSVANLIDSGADAPGMQEDRMNDEFEDIYTGADVVISKGQGNLEGLSSAKREIFFLLMAKCEVIGSFLNVPKGSFVAYRKA; the protein is encoded by the coding sequence ATGAAAATAGATCCGAGATGTATACCATGCAATATGAGCGCGCTGGTGAGAATACTTTCACAAAACGGCGTCAAGCGAGAAGATCAGCTCTCAGCTGCTAGACTGTTCTTGAAAGATATGGCAGAGATGGATCTGGAGAACGAGACTCCGATTGAAATTGGACGCAAAGTGGGGAAGGCTCTCAAAGTAGTCTTGGGCGAGATCGATGCCTTCAGGGAGGTCAAAAAAGCGGCTAATGATCTCCTCCTTGAAGTCTATGACGTGCTAAAGGAGAAACTCCGTGCGCTCGACGATCCTTTGATCGGAGCTCTGAAGCTATCGGTGGCAGGTAATATCATAGATTTCGCCCCGGGCCACAGAATCGACATAGACGCAACCATGAGGCAGGCTCTCTCCATTCCCTTCGCGATCGACGATCTCGAAGAGCTCTCCAGAAGAATCAAAAAAGCGAAAAGTATGTTGATTGTGGGTGATAACTGTGGCGAAGTGGTCCTCGATAAACTCCTGATGGAGATAGCAGAAGTTCCGGAAACATATTTCGCAGTGCGCGGCGAACCGACTCTAAATGACGTCACTATTAGGGAAGCGCTCGAAGTCGGCCTGGACAGCGTAGCTAATCTTATCGATTCTGGGGCAGACGCCCCCGGTATGCAGGAAGATAGAATGAATGACGAGTTCGAGGATATATATACCGGTGCCGACGTGGTAATCTCTAAGGGACAGGGAAATCTGGAAGGATTGAGCTCTGCTAAAAGGGAGATCTTCTTCCTTTTGATGGCCAAGTGCGAGGTTATAGGCAGTTTTCTAAATGTTCCAAAAGGATCGTTTGTAGCCTACAGAAAGGCATGA
- a CDS encoding Orn/Lys/Arg family decarboxylase: MEWFKDFSILVVDDDLRSENTGGRATREIIKELQKRGLSVIESYSGYDCKIEFMSHSNISCILLDWDLVIRSDEEFLGPGEIIEIIRGKNALIPLFLMTEKLRVKEIPLEIVSQIDGYVWKLEDSPSFIAGRIEEAIERYMEELLPPFLKELIHYVDEFKYSWHTPGHSGGEAFLKSPTGKLFHRFFGENVFRSDLSVSVPELGSLLEHTEAIGAAEKFAAKIFGADETYFVTNGTSTSNKIVFHSCVTPGDIVLIDRNCHKSIMHSIIMTGAIPIYLTPSRNSLGIIGPIHEEEFDWAEIKKKINSSSLVSDKENFRIKLAVVTNSTYDGLCYNTRKIIDRLEGVVDYVLFDEAWYAYANFHPMYVGRYGMSPEIDREKAPTVFTTHSTHKLLAAFSQGSMIHVKDGKKKIDHGRFNEAYMMHMSTSPQYAIIASLDVSSKMMAGNSGRFLIDETIQEAIIFRKKMKHLSEEIEDKEVDRKRRWWFEIWQPAQITMENEKGERKREDIEDIDEQLLKEHPEYWCLKGNADWHGFGKLESDYILLDPIKVTVMTPGITKQGRMRNWGIPATIVTTFLRDRGIVVEKSGHYSFLILFSLGLTKGKSGTLLAELFTFKKLFDENAPLDDIFPDIVKKHPKKYGKMTLQELSEQMHEYLRKARIARVLKDVYSQAPEQVMLPAKAYYELVNGNTELVRIRELQNRISAVMVVPYPPGIPVIMPGERYTPETKRIIEYLNFSEDFDNRFPGFENEMHGLKVKLDSNNKKRFYTYCLKETSQEST; this comes from the coding sequence ATGGAGTGGTTCAAGGATTTTTCTATTCTGGTAGTTGACGATGATCTGCGCTCGGAAAACACTGGTGGAAGGGCAACTCGAGAGATAATCAAAGAGCTCCAAAAAAGGGGCCTGTCCGTCATAGAATCGTATTCGGGTTATGACTGCAAAATCGAATTCATGTCTCACTCCAATATAAGCTGCATCCTGCTCGACTGGGATCTCGTGATAAGATCCGACGAAGAGTTTCTCGGTCCGGGAGAGATAATAGAGATAATCAGGGGCAAAAACGCCCTTATACCGCTCTTTCTGATGACCGAAAAACTCAGGGTCAAAGAAATTCCGCTCGAGATAGTCAGTCAGATAGACGGTTACGTGTGGAAACTAGAAGACAGCCCATCCTTCATAGCCGGCCGTATCGAAGAGGCTATCGAGAGATACATGGAAGAACTACTGCCGCCCTTTCTCAAAGAGCTGATTCATTACGTGGATGAGTTCAAGTACTCATGGCACACTCCCGGACACAGCGGTGGCGAAGCCTTTCTGAAATCTCCCACCGGGAAGCTCTTTCACAGGTTTTTCGGAGAGAACGTTTTTCGCAGCGATCTCTCCGTATCTGTCCCTGAGCTCGGCTCTCTTCTCGAGCACACCGAAGCCATAGGTGCGGCTGAAAAGTTCGCGGCCAAGATCTTTGGAGCCGACGAGACGTACTTTGTCACTAACGGAACGTCCACATCCAACAAGATCGTCTTTCATTCCTGCGTTACCCCTGGCGACATCGTTCTCATTGACAGGAACTGTCATAAATCGATAATGCATTCGATTATAATGACAGGTGCGATTCCGATATACCTTACTCCTAGCAGAAACTCTCTCGGTATTATCGGTCCCATTCATGAAGAGGAGTTCGACTGGGCCGAGATAAAAAAGAAAATCAATTCCAGTTCTCTGGTTAGCGACAAAGAAAACTTCAGAATCAAGCTGGCAGTCGTGACGAATTCGACGTACGACGGGCTCTGTTACAACACCAGGAAGATAATCGACAGACTCGAGGGTGTTGTAGATTACGTTCTCTTCGACGAGGCCTGGTACGCGTATGCCAATTTTCATCCGATGTACGTGGGCAGATACGGGATGTCTCCTGAAATAGATCGAGAGAAGGCTCCGACCGTTTTCACGACTCACTCAACGCACAAACTGCTAGCCGCTTTTTCCCAGGGTTCAATGATCCATGTTAAAGATGGGAAGAAGAAAATAGATCACGGAAGATTCAACGAGGCTTACATGATGCATATGTCGACCTCGCCCCAGTACGCTATAATCGCTTCGCTCGATGTTTCCTCGAAGATGATGGCCGGAAACTCCGGTAGATTCCTCATCGACGAAACGATACAGGAAGCGATAATCTTCAGGAAGAAGATGAAACACTTGAGCGAAGAAATAGAGGATAAAGAGGTCGATCGCAAGAGAAGATGGTGGTTCGAGATCTGGCAGCCAGCGCAGATCACCATGGAGAACGAAAAGGGCGAAAGGAAAAGAGAAGATATAGAAGATATCGACGAACAACTCCTCAAGGAGCATCCCGAATACTGGTGCTTGAAGGGAAATGCGGACTGGCACGGTTTCGGGAAGTTGGAAAGCGATTATATACTCCTCGACCCCATCAAAGTGACCGTAATGACGCCGGGGATAACCAAACAGGGCAGAATGAGGAATTGGGGGATACCTGCCACCATAGTGACTACCTTTCTCAGAGACCGCGGTATAGTGGTCGAGAAATCCGGACACTATTCATTCCTTATACTCTTTTCGCTGGGTCTCACTAAAGGAAAGTCCGGTACGCTGCTGGCGGAGCTTTTCACGTTCAAGAAGCTGTTCGACGAAAATGCCCCGCTTGACGATATTTTTCCGGATATAGTCAAGAAACATCCGAAAAAATACGGCAAAATGACTCTCCAGGAGTTATCTGAACAGATGCACGAGTACCTCCGAAAGGCCAGAATCGCTAGAGTTTTGAAAGACGTCTATTCGCAGGCTCCCGAACAGGTAATGCTTCCGGCAAAAGCTTACTATGAATTGGTAAACGGCAACACCGAACTGGTGAGGATAAGGGAACTTCAGAACAGGATTTCCGCTGTCATGGTTGTTCCATACCCTCCCGGCATACCGGTGATCATGCCCGGCGAGAGGTACACGCCCGAAACCAAGAGGATCATCGAATATCTAAACTTTTCGGAGGATTTCGACAACAGGTTCCCAGGGTTCGAAAACGAGATGCACGGCCTAAAGGTGAAGCTAGACAGCAACAATAAAAAGAGATTCTACACCTATTGCCTGAAGGAAACATCCCAGGAATCAACATAA
- a CDS encoding nitroreductase family protein, whose amino-acid sequence MYDRQEIARAIELRITQRKFENRRLKEHEEASVRDSLKGLEHLERSGPLQWYYSQNFPIASGIVLAKMNDFSTEKLVEYGFEGEQIVLNLTLKGFSTSWARLPNYLSMIILGYPEKNEIVNVERAARKLYRNSNRKPLEELIMGRTELLDPDMREILLSGRLAPSSFNRQPWTFEILDEREIAIHGWKKLPVIYEEVISIDLGVVLSHVYLMARAIKSGVTLERKSTRTYLLRWS is encoded by the coding sequence ATGTACGATAGACAGGAAATCGCCAGAGCGATAGAACTCAGGATTACGCAGAGGAAATTCGAAAACAGGCGGCTTAAGGAACATGAAGAAGCATCTGTGAGAGATTCTCTTAAAGGATTAGAGCATCTTGAGCGCTCCGGACCTCTCCAGTGGTACTATTCGCAAAACTTTCCCATAGCCTCCGGAATAGTTCTGGCAAAGATGAACGACTTTTCGACCGAGAAGCTTGTGGAGTACGGCTTCGAAGGTGAACAGATAGTTTTGAATCTCACGCTCAAAGGCTTCAGCACAAGCTGGGCAAGACTACCCAATTACCTTTCCATGATCATTCTCGGTTATCCCGAGAAGAATGAGATCGTGAATGTAGAAAGGGCGGCACGGAAACTTTACCGGAATTCAAATCGAAAACCACTCGAAGAACTGATAATGGGCAGAACGGAACTGCTGGATCCTGATATGCGGGAAATACTCCTTTCGGGAAGACTTGCCCCCTCTTCGTTCAACCGTCAACCATGGACCTTTGAAATTCTTGACGAAAGAGAGATAGCCATTCACGGCTGGAAGAAACTGCCGGTCATTTACGAAGAAGTGATTTCGATAGATCTGGGTGTAGTTCTTTCCCACGTTTATCTGATGGCACGTGCCATCAAGAGCGGGGTTACGCTCGAGAGAAAGAGCACGAGAACTTATTTGCTCAGGTGGTCCTGA